DNA sequence from the Acidobacteriota bacterium genome:
TTGCGGAGGGAACCGCCCGCCAGCCGCGGCAGAACGACCAACAGGAAGACCAAGAGGGTCAGGCTCCAGAAGAGCCCGCTCCCGGCCGGTTCCGCCTTCGTTGCCGCCGACAGGCCGGCAATCACCTGGCAGTAGACGTAGGCCCCCGGCAGAATTCCCACGGCGGTGGCCCACAGGAAGGAACCGAATCGGATGGAGGTGACGCCGCAGAGGTAGTTCGACAGGTTGAAGGGCATCAGCGGCAGGAGCCGTAGAAGGAGCACGGCGACCGCTCCGTGGCGCTCCAGTCCCTCGGCCAGCCATCGCCAGCGAGGCCTCTGGTTGCGCCGGTCGGCGAAGGGCTGCCGGATCACCCAGCGGGCGATGGCAAAGGCGCCGGCGGCGCCGAAAGTGCCGCCGGCGCTCGACAGGAGAAAACCCTCCAGCGGGCCGAAGGCGGTCACTCCGAGGGCCATCAGGAGGAGGCCGGGAACGGCGAGCACCGTGCCGCAGGCGAAAGCGGCGACGAACAGCAGGCGGCCGGCGATGCCGCCGGACCCTAGAGCCTCCACCCCGGTTTGCCAGCCGGGGGGATCGATGGCGATCAGCCCCCAGAGGGCGATAAAGACGAACAGGGTGCCGGCCAGGCGCCGCCAAGCGGTCTTGCGGCCACCGATCCAATCGGTGTCGGTGACCGCGGGTCTCGGGCGCCGTCGATGGTGGGGAGGATCTTTTGGCGACATGGTGCGTATGGATTGTAGGCGCCGGCGGCGGAAGTCCCGTCTGCGCAACGAACGATTCCGAGAGAACAGGGGGGTCGAAATCCCTACGACTGCTATGCTACTTGCGCATTCTCGCAGGGAGCATCCATCCCATGGCTGACCTCACGACGATCCATCCCGCCACCGGCTGGGACGATCGACTCTATGTGTCGATTCGTCGGGGCCGCGATGTGTTGCTCGCGCCCCTCGTTGCACCCCTCGCCTGGCTGGGAGTGCCGCCCCTGGCGCT
Encoded proteins:
- a CDS encoding VTT domain-containing protein, whose product is MSPKDPPHHRRRPRPAVTDTDWIGGRKTAWRRLAGTLFVFIALWGLIAIDPPGWQTGVEALGSGGIAGRLLFVAAFACGTVLAVPGLLLMALGVTAFGPLEGFLLSSAGGTFGAAGAFAIARWVIRQPFADRRNQRPRWRWLAEGLERHGAVAVLLLRLLPLMPFNLSNYLCGVTSIRFGSFLWATAVGILPGAYVYCQVIAGLSAATKAEPAGSGLFWSLTLLVFLLVVLPRLAGGSLRKVFGDGA